Genomic DNA from Flavobacterium sp. N502540:
AGCCAGATACGCATCGAATAATCTCTTGAACCGAAAACGGTAACATCTCCTACTCCCACTACACGCTGAATTTGCGGTACTAAGTTGATCTTAGCATAATTTTGAAGAAATGTCTGATCGTAGGCTTTATCATCACTGTACAAAGAGAAAATCAATAAGTTACTACTCTGACTTTTAGTCACGGTTACCCCCGCCTGAGTTACCTCAACCGGCAATAAACTGGTAGCTCTGGAAACCCTGTTTTGTACGTTTACTGCAGCTAAATCGGGATCGGTTCCTACTTTAAAGAAAATTTTTATAGAGGCATTACCATCATTAGTAGCCGTAGAAGTCATATAGGTCATGTTTTCTACACCGTTGATCTGCTCTTCAAGTGGAATTACGATACTTTTTAGGACCACATCTGCATTCGCTCCGGTGTAACTTGCTGCTACATTCACAGTTGGCGGTGCGATGTCCGGATATTGCGCAATAGGAAGCGCGGCCAGTCCCAGGATTCCCAGGATTACGATAATAACCGATATTACCGTAGATAGTACCGGTCGTTGTATGAATATTTTAAACATTTCTTTTTATTTTAAATCCGCGTAAACCGTTTCTGCACTTTGATTCTGAGCTTTAATTTCAGTTCCGTCTTTAAGTGCTGCCACACCTTCCAGAACAATTTGGTCGCCGCTCTGCAAACCGCTTTTTACGACATAATAATTTCCTGCAGTATTTTCTAAAACCGTAATATTGGCGTTTTTAGTTTTCCCGTCTTTTCCAACTACCACAGTAAATAATTTATCCTGAAGTTCAAAAGTGGCGCTTTGAGGAACAATAATCGCTTGATTCACTTCGTTTGGAATTCGCACTGTAGTACTGTTTCCGCTTCTGATGATGCTCTTTGTATTGGGGAAACGTGCTCTGAAAGTAACGGAACCAGTCTCGGTATTGATTAATCCGTTTACAGTTTCAATACGCCCTTTTTCACCGTAAGCTGTACCATCTGAAAGAAGCAGAGAGACAGCAGGCATCTTTTTAATTTTTTCTGCCAGTGCAATTCCGGAATCTGTATTCTGAGTAAAACTTAGAAGTTTTTTTTCATTCACTGCAAAATAAGCATATACATTTCCGATGCTTGAAACCGTCGTTAAAGGATCTGCGGTATTAGAACTCACTAAACTTCCCAAACGAAACGGAATAGAGCCCACCACTCCGTCAACAGGACTGGTTACTGTTGTATATCCCAAGTTTGTCTTGGCATTTACCAAACTTGCATTGGCCTGCGCCAGTGTTGCCAAAGCTGATTCATAAGTATATTGTGCCGATTCTAAATCGTATTTACTGATGATTCCTTTTTCAACCAACGGCTTTACTTTATTGACTGCCAGTTTAGCCGCACTTAAATTAGCCTGAGCACTTTTGATACTTGCAGTGGCAGTGCGAACTTCCTGCTCATATTCCGGAGCACTAATTTTAAATAATGGCTGTCCGGCCCTAACCACGGCACCTTCATCAACAAAAATCTTATCAATATACCCTTCTACCCGCGGACGAATTTCTATATTTTGCTGTCCCTGAATACTGGCGGGATAATCTGTATATAAAGTTGCCGATTTAGGTTCTAAAGTCAGCGTTTTATATTCTTTAACTTGTGGTGCACCTCCGGCCTGAGCCGCTTTATCATTTTTGTTTCCACACGAAGTGATGATAATAGATGCTGCTAGAATACTAAAAAAAGATTGCTTCTTCATTTTTATGGATTGTGTGATTATCTATTTATTAAGGAACAAAAGAACTGAAATAGAACACACAAAATTTTTACAATAGACGAAAAGCCCCCTGCAATCGATAAAGATTAGATGAGAACCGATGGAAGATGTTCCCTGATAAATAAGTATTTTTGTAACAGCCTCGTCGACTCTAAAATGGTTTTTACGGGTTGTAAATCTATTTTGAGCGATTGGTTTTATATCCTGTTCAAATAAAAAGTAATATTGTCCTTAAAATCACAACTTACAATGACACCCAATTTTTTTAAACCGTTTATGTCTACCGGATTACACATCCTGGCCTGGGTATTATTAGGATATATGCAGCTGTTTTATATTCCGCTTACCTGGAATATAGCACTTCCCCATATATTCTGGATTTGGCAAACCATTGTTTTGCTTTTCATGCTTGCGATTTTTTACTATAATGCCAAGGTAATTGTTCCAAAAACCATCATTAAAGACAAAATTGGTCCTTTCCTGTTATGGATACTATTGATTATTTTCATCATGCAGCTGGCATCCTATTTTTACAACCTCAACACCGATTTACATAACAAACTGGCTGCGCTTATCCGATTCAAACGATACCGAAACACCTATTTCGATAACTATATTTTTAGTCTCACCTTACTGGTTCTGGCCATCAGTACCAGTTATGCCATGCTGCTGCATTGGCAAAGAGCTGCTCAACATAAACAAAAACTGGAGCAGGACAAAACGATGACCGAACTGGCCATGCTGAAAGCACAAATCAATCCGCATTTCTTCTTTAATTCGCTTAACAGCATTTACTCCCTTACGTATACTAATATTGAAGATTCCCGTAATGCGCTTCACACTTTAAGCCGAATGATGCGATACCTGCTTTACAGTACTGAAGGCGAAAGAACAACTTTATTGAAAGAGGTAGATTTTATGAAGGACTTTATTGCTCTAATGAAACTTCGGGCTAACAGTAAACTGACTATTACAGGTGATATTCCGGAAAAAATTCAGGATTATCCAATTGTACCGATGCTCTTACTGCCTTTAGTCGAAAATGCCTTTAAACATGGTGTGCATGCTACGGACAAAAGCGAGATTCATTTTGCGCTGAAACAAAACGGAACCCTTCTTGAATTTGAGGTAGAAAACACTTTTTTCGAGAAAACAACTCCAACAGAACAGGGCGGAATTGGTTTAACCAATACCAAACGCCGATTACACCTCATCTATCCTGACAAACACAGTTTAACGGCCGGTATTGATCCAAACGGAAAATATAAAGTAAACCTGCAAATAACTTTAGAACAATGATTGTATTAAAATGTATCGCAGTAGACGACGAACCGCTAGCCTTAAAATTGGTCGAAACTTTTATAGAACAAACTCCTTTTTTGCAGTTGGTTCAAAGCTGTGATAATGCTATTGAAGCTATGAGTCTGATACGGGAACAACAACCCGACATTATTTTTCTGGATATCAATATGCCGAATTTAAGCGGTATGGAACTTGCCCGGCTTTTACAGGAACAACAGGGAACATTACCTAAAATAATTTTCACCACAGCCTATAATCATTATGCTATTGAAGGCTATCGGGTCAACGCTGTTGATTATCTTTTAAAA
This window encodes:
- a CDS encoding sensor histidine kinase; the protein is MTPNFFKPFMSTGLHILAWVLLGYMQLFYIPLTWNIALPHIFWIWQTIVLLFMLAIFYYNAKVIVPKTIIKDKIGPFLLWILLIIFIMQLASYFYNLNTDLHNKLAALIRFKRYRNTYFDNYIFSLTLLVLAISTSYAMLLHWQRAAQHKQKLEQDKTMTELAMLKAQINPHFFFNSLNSIYSLTYTNIEDSRNALHTLSRMMRYLLYSTEGERTTLLKEVDFMKDFIALMKLRANSKLTITGDIPEKIQDYPIVPMLLLPLVENAFKHGVHATDKSEIHFALKQNGTLLEFEVENTFFEKTTPTEQGGIGLTNTKRRLHLIYPDKHSLTAGIDPNGKYKVNLQITLEQ
- a CDS encoding efflux RND transporter periplasmic adaptor subunit — translated: MKKQSFFSILAASIIITSCGNKNDKAAQAGGAPQVKEYKTLTLEPKSATLYTDYPASIQGQQNIEIRPRVEGYIDKIFVDEGAVVRAGQPLFKISAPEYEQEVRTATASIKSAQANLSAAKLAVNKVKPLVEKGIISKYDLESAQYTYESALATLAQANASLVNAKTNLGYTTVTSPVDGVVGSIPFRLGSLVSSNTADPLTTVSSIGNVYAYFAVNEKKLLSFTQNTDSGIALAEKIKKMPAVSLLLSDGTAYGEKGRIETVNGLINTETGSVTFRARFPNTKSIIRSGNSTTVRIPNEVNQAIIVPQSATFELQDKLFTVVVGKDGKTKNANITVLENTAGNYYVVKSGLQSGDQIVLEGVAALKDGTEIKAQNQSAETVYADLK